In Phycisphaerae bacterium, one genomic interval encodes:
- a CDS encoding GNAT family N-acetyltransferase — MSTIIVRRAQLADADTIAAFNRALAEETEGRRLDPAIVASGVRRLLADPALGVYYLAERDGSVVGQLLITTEYSDWRDGVFWWIQSVYVHPAARRRQIYRALHEHVERAARAAGHVCGLRLYVVRHNLAAQQVYQSLGMRQTDYCVYENDWTRAGEQPR; from the coding sequence ATGAGCACGATCATTGTACGCCGGGCACAGCTCGCCGATGCCGACACCATCGCGGCCTTTAACCGCGCGCTCGCGGAGGAGACCGAGGGCCGGCGTCTCGATCCGGCCATCGTGGCCAGCGGCGTCCGTCGCCTGCTGGCCGACCCGGCGCTGGGAGTGTACTACCTCGCCGAGCGCGACGGGAGTGTCGTGGGGCAACTTCTGATCACGACGGAATACAGCGACTGGCGCGATGGCGTGTTCTGGTGGATTCAGAGCGTCTACGTGCACCCGGCGGCCCGGCGGAGACAGATATACCGGGCGCTGCACGAGCACGTCGAGCGGGCGGCGCGGGCGGCGGGGCACGTCTGCGGGCTGCGGCTGTACGTCGTCCGGCACAACCTGGCGGCGCAGCAGGTGTACCAGAGCCTGGGGATGCGGCAGACCGACTACTGCGTGTACGAGAACGATTGGACCCGGGCCGGGGAGCAGCCCCGCTGA
- the mutY gene encoding A/G-specific adenine glycosylase: MGITTSARAAVRRALLAWYRRTARDLPWRRTRAPYCIWLSEILLQQTRVETVEPYYERFMAALPTVAALAAAPLERVLRLWAGLGYYTRARSLHRAARIIVAEHGGAFPRTAAEWQRLPGIGRYTAGAVASIAYGEPVPAIDGNVRRVLARLCNYTAPLNTQAGQDAIWERAEWLLPRQAPGDFNQALMELGARVCTPRRPRCPDCPVQRWCAGLSAGQPEHLPVRRNRRRVPEVEAVAGVLRRRGQILLVRRPPGLLGGMWTLPTAELRVGQSPVRRLRALLHPGLIVGAQRATVGHQFTHRRLRVHVHACEWPRGVVHPRGNLDRRWVPPAELDAYVLTTLDRKLLRAALD, translated from the coding sequence ATGGGCATCACCACGTCAGCGCGGGCCGCGGTCCGTCGAGCGCTGCTCGCGTGGTATCGCCGGACGGCCCGCGACCTGCCCTGGCGCCGCACGCGCGCCCCCTACTGCATCTGGCTCTCCGAAATCCTGCTACAACAGACGCGCGTCGAGACCGTCGAGCCGTATTACGAGCGCTTCATGGCTGCCTTGCCGACGGTCGCCGCGCTGGCCGCCGCGCCGCTCGAGCGTGTCCTGCGACTCTGGGCCGGCCTGGGCTACTACACGCGCGCCCGCAGCCTGCATCGCGCCGCACGGATCATCGTGGCCGAACACGGCGGCGCGTTCCCACGCACCGCCGCCGAGTGGCAGCGATTGCCCGGCATCGGACGCTACACCGCGGGCGCAGTCGCGAGCATCGCGTACGGCGAACCGGTCCCTGCCATCGACGGCAACGTGCGGCGCGTGCTCGCGCGCCTGTGCAACTACACGGCACCACTGAACACGCAAGCCGGCCAGGACGCGATCTGGGAGCGGGCGGAGTGGCTTCTACCCCGACAGGCCCCCGGCGATTTCAACCAAGCACTGATGGAGCTCGGGGCGCGCGTCTGCACACCGCGCCGGCCACGGTGTCCAGACTGCCCGGTGCAGCGCTGGTGCGCGGGCCTGTCCGCCGGTCAGCCGGAGCATCTTCCCGTCCGGCGAAACCGCCGGCGTGTGCCGGAGGTCGAGGCGGTCGCGGGTGTCCTGCGTCGGCGTGGCCAGATCCTGCTGGTGCGACGTCCGCCGGGGTTGTTGGGTGGCATGTGGACGTTGCCGACGGCGGAGCTGCGGGTTGGACAATCGCCGGTACGACGGTTGCGGGCGCTGTTGCATCCTGGGCTCATCGTCGGTGCACAGCGCGCGACCGTCGGGCATCAATTCACACACCGCCGGCTGCGCGTGCACGTCCACGCGTGCGAATGGCCGCGCGGCGTGGTGCATCCGCGCGGCAATCTCGATCGGCGCTGGGTACCCCCCGCCGAACTGGACGCTTACGTGCTGACCACGCTTGATCGCAAGCTGCTGCGGGCCGCGCTGGATTGA
- a CDS encoding Rdx family protein, with translation MPRAAGLAAAIQQALGIEPQLIAGSGGIFDVKVDGRLVFSKHETGRFPDDAEVLAALGT, from the coding sequence CTGCCCCGCGCCGCCGGTCTGGCGGCCGCCATCCAGCAAGCCCTTGGCATCGAGCCGCAGTTGATCGCGGGATCCGGCGGAATCTTTGACGTGAAGGTCGATGGCCGCCTCGTTTTCAGCAAGCATGAAACTGGACGTTTCCCGGACGACGCCGAAGTGCTCGCGGCCCTCGGCACCTGA
- the murD gene encoding UDP-N-acetylmuramoyl-L-alanine--D-glutamate ligase: MIQNWQNKRVTVMGLGGFGGGVGVTRWLAANGARITLTDKSPAEKLRPALAQLAGLDLTLHLGAHDVQDFKATDLVVVNPAVPESSEFLHAARDAGVPITTEINLFVERCPARCVGITGSVGKSTVTAMIGHVLTEGTQARRHGGTQGRVWVGGNIGKSLLDGLGQINADDLVVLELSSFQLERTPLVRWSPHVAVITNITPNHLDWHGSFAAYVAAKLNLVRFQDPRRDFVVIQNTPDLCKTFDELHGDLSGLWRYGLDGDVPTAVQQSTPAADCDDRRLRWDGLQLGVPGRHNRENAAAALTVAHALGVPDEVAVAALATFEALPHRLQKVAERDRVTYYDDSKSTTPEAALTALRAIEAPLLVILGGYDKGSDLTPVAREAARRAKFAACIGKTGPGLVAAIRAAGGQAELCADLTAAVAACRQRAQAGDAVLLSPACASWDQFVDYRARGTQFAELARGAGGLAR, encoded by the coding sequence ATGATCCAGAATTGGCAGAACAAACGTGTGACCGTCATGGGGCTCGGCGGGTTCGGCGGCGGTGTCGGCGTGACCCGCTGGCTGGCGGCCAATGGCGCCCGGATCACGCTCACTGACAAGTCGCCAGCGGAGAAGCTCCGGCCCGCCCTGGCGCAGCTCGCCGGCCTGGACCTCACGCTGCACCTCGGCGCGCACGATGTGCAGGATTTCAAGGCCACCGACCTCGTCGTCGTAAACCCCGCCGTGCCCGAGTCGTCCGAGTTTCTACACGCCGCCCGCGACGCCGGCGTGCCGATCACGACGGAGATCAACCTCTTCGTCGAACGCTGCCCGGCCCGCTGCGTCGGCATCACCGGGAGCGTGGGCAAGAGCACCGTGACCGCGATGATCGGGCATGTGCTCACGGAAGGCACGCAGGCACGCAGGCACGGAGGCACGCAGGGTAGGGTGTGGGTTGGTGGGAACATCGGGAAGTCACTGCTCGACGGGCTGGGGCAGATCAACGCCGATGATCTGGTCGTGCTGGAATTGTCCAGCTTCCAGCTTGAGCGCACGCCGCTGGTGCGCTGGAGCCCGCACGTGGCCGTCATCACGAACATCACGCCGAACCACCTGGATTGGCACGGCAGCTTCGCGGCGTACGTGGCGGCGAAGCTCAACCTTGTGCGCTTCCAAGACCCGCGACGCGACTTCGTCGTCATTCAGAACACGCCGGACCTGTGTAAGACATTTGACGAGCTTCATGGCGACTTGTCCGGGCTGTGGCGCTACGGGCTCGACGGCGACGTGCCGACGGCCGTACAGCAATCTACCCCTGCTGCCGATTGCGATGACCGTCGGCTCCGCTGGGACGGACTGCAGCTTGGCGTGCCGGGGCGGCACAACCGCGAGAACGCCGCGGCGGCGTTGACCGTTGCGCACGCACTTGGTGTGCCGGACGAAGTGGCTGTCGCGGCGCTGGCGACGTTCGAGGCCCTGCCGCACCGGCTGCAAAAGGTGGCCGAGCGCGACCGGGTCACGTACTACGACGATTCGAAGTCCACGACGCCGGAGGCTGCGCTCACCGCGCTGCGTGCGATTGAAGCACCATTGCTCGTGATCCTCGGCGGCTACGACAAGGGCAGCGATCTTACGCCGGTCGCGCGCGAGGCCGCCCGGCGCGCGAAGTTTGCCGCGTGCATCGGCAAGACCGGCCCCGGGCTGGTCGCCGCGATCCGCGCCGCCGGCGGACAGGCCGAGCTCTGCGCCGATCTGACCGCGGCGGTCGCGGCCTGCCGCCAGCGCGCCCAGGCCGGCGACGCCGTGCTGCTGTCGCCCGCCTGCGCATCGTGGGACCAGTTCGTCGACTACCGGGCGCGTGGGACGCAGTTTGCCGAGCTCGCCAGGGGGGCGGGCGGTCTCGCCAGATGA
- a CDS encoding redoxin domain-containing protein has product MRRPWRAFGLMLVLLVSSAALAQGRRGEQRREQDKEEEKAPEGPVTVALGERAPELSADGWTNIEGTPRLDRFRDRIVVLFFFRTDDSSADSIAKVNEIHKKFQPLGVVVVGMTPQKKEAAEDVVKGKEIKFVVGYGVDTEDRYEVSSFPKVYLLDTAGRLATRFHPDDDLEGHIRAQMRKTPPAGADNTSLKKRLERARAALKEKQYGRAYTLAQGVNKLAEGNAAKDAGELMKKIEEAARQWLEEARAAARADKFDEACKILADLSVRMAGTELGSQADEERGRLMGDGKVKPKVLAAMENAKGEMVNDQAAEHENAKRYLEALRLYRSVTEEYPDTEAARAASTALERLDGDAEVQQTIQKVSSEQEADRWLDIADRFAKVELYGKAREFYQRIVDAHGDAPAARLAKERLEKLPEEKPDEVPPPAEDAGEDEAAAGDKG; this is encoded by the coding sequence ATGCGACGTCCATGGCGTGCATTCGGATTAATGCTGGTGTTGCTGGTGAGCAGCGCGGCGCTGGCACAGGGGCGGCGCGGTGAGCAGCGCCGCGAGCAGGACAAGGAAGAAGAGAAGGCCCCCGAGGGTCCGGTCACCGTTGCGCTCGGCGAGCGCGCGCCGGAGCTGAGCGCGGACGGGTGGACCAACATCGAGGGCACGCCCCGGCTGGACCGCTTCCGCGACCGGATTGTCGTGCTGTTCTTTTTCCGCACGGACGATTCATCCGCGGACTCGATCGCCAAGGTCAACGAAATCCACAAGAAGTTCCAGCCGCTGGGCGTGGTGGTGGTTGGCATGACGCCGCAGAAGAAGGAGGCGGCCGAGGACGTCGTGAAGGGCAAGGAGATCAAGTTCGTGGTCGGGTACGGCGTGGATACGGAGGACCGGTACGAGGTGTCCTCGTTCCCCAAGGTGTACCTGCTCGACACGGCCGGGCGGCTGGCCACCCGCTTCCACCCGGACGACGACCTGGAGGGGCACATTCGAGCGCAGATGCGCAAGACGCCCCCCGCCGGCGCCGACAACACCAGCCTGAAGAAACGGCTGGAGCGGGCGCGCGCGGCGCTGAAGGAGAAGCAGTATGGCCGCGCCTATACGCTGGCGCAGGGGGTGAACAAGCTGGCCGAGGGCAACGCCGCGAAGGACGCCGGCGAGCTGATGAAGAAGATCGAGGAGGCCGCGCGGCAATGGCTCGAGGAAGCGAGGGCCGCGGCCCGGGCGGATAAGTTCGACGAGGCCTGCAAGATTCTGGCGGACCTGAGTGTGCGCATGGCCGGGACCGAGCTGGGCTCCCAGGCGGATGAGGAGCGCGGGCGGCTGATGGGCGACGGCAAAGTCAAGCCGAAAGTGCTCGCCGCGATGGAAAACGCCAAGGGCGAAATGGTGAACGACCAGGCCGCCGAGCATGAGAACGCGAAGCGCTACCTAGAGGCCCTGCGCCTGTACCGTTCGGTGACCGAGGAGTACCCGGACACGGAGGCCGCGCGGGCGGCCAGCACGGCCCTCGAGCGTCTGGATGGCGACGCGGAAGTGCAGCAGACCATCCAGAAAGTCAGCAGCGAACAGGAAGCAGACCGCTGGCTGGACATCGCCGACCGGTTTGCGAAGGTCGAGCTGTACGGCAAGGCGCGGGAGTTCTACCAGCGCATCGTGGATGCACACGGCGATGCCCCCGCCGCGCGACTCGCCAAGGAGCGGCTGGAAAAACTGCCTGAAGAGAAGCCGGACGAGGTGCCGCCGCCGGCCGAGGACGCTGGGGAAGACGAGGCGGCGGCCGGCGACAAAGGGTAG
- a CDS encoding YbhB/YbcL family Raf kinase inhibitor-like protein translates to MKLIIASTAFDAGQRIPKQYTGEGPDVSPALTWTGVPQNTAELALIMDDPDAPTPEPWIHWVLAKIPPTVTSLRAGIPRDEQLDDPAGAIQGKNSWNTVGYRGPLPPPGHGTHHYHFKLYALDQALSLSPGLTKKQLLDAMRGHIVAEGELIGTYSR, encoded by the coding sequence ATGAAACTCATCATCGCCAGTACCGCCTTCGACGCCGGACAACGCATTCCCAAGCAATACACCGGCGAAGGACCGGATGTGTCGCCCGCGCTCACCTGGACCGGCGTGCCCCAGAACACCGCCGAACTCGCGCTGATCATGGATGACCCCGATGCGCCGACGCCGGAGCCATGGATCCACTGGGTGCTCGCCAAGATTCCGCCCACCGTGACCAGTCTGCGCGCGGGCATTCCGCGCGACGAGCAGCTCGACGACCCGGCGGGCGCGATTCAGGGTAAGAACTCGTGGAACACGGTCGGGTATCGCGGGCCGCTGCCGCCGCCCGGCCACGGCACGCACCACTACCATTTCAAGCTCTACGCGCTCGACCAGGCGTTGTCGCTTTCGCCCGGCCTGACGAAGAAGCAACTGCTCGACGCCATGCGCGGCCACATCGTGGCCGAGGGCGAGCTGATCGGCACGTACTCGCGCTAG
- the thiD gene encoding bifunctional hydroxymethylpyrimidine kinase/phosphomethylpyrimidine kinase encodes MISVALTIAGSDPSGGAGLQADLKTFHQHGVYGESVVTLLTVQNTRGVSEVQTLEPRFVLAQLDAVLSDIPPVAAKTGALGSAALIEAIGARAADFGFPLVVDPVMISKHGAPLMEPEAAAVLRRKLLPHALLVTPNMPEAAALAEMEVADLPAMERAAAAIALCGVPNVLVKGGRLEGVTVDVLYAEGDIHRFAAPRIDTSHTHGTGCVFSAAITARLARGEDLPSAVQAAKAFVTHAIRTSPKLGGGRGPTNMLAEGADGSQKA; translated from the coding sequence ATGATTTCCGTTGCCCTCACGATCGCCGGCTCCGACCCTTCCGGTGGCGCCGGCCTGCAGGCCGATCTCAAGACGTTTCATCAGCACGGCGTGTACGGCGAAAGCGTCGTCACGCTGCTGACCGTGCAGAACACGCGCGGCGTCAGCGAAGTGCAGACGCTCGAACCGCGCTTCGTGCTGGCGCAGCTCGACGCTGTCCTCAGCGACATTCCGCCCGTGGCCGCCAAGACCGGCGCGCTCGGCAGCGCCGCGCTGATCGAAGCCATCGGCGCCCGCGCCGCGGACTTCGGCTTTCCGCTCGTCGTTGATCCCGTGATGATCAGCAAGCACGGCGCGCCGCTGATGGAGCCCGAGGCCGCCGCCGTCCTCCGCCGCAAGCTGCTCCCGCACGCGCTGCTCGTGACGCCGAACATGCCCGAGGCCGCCGCCCTGGCGGAGATGGAAGTCGCCGACCTGCCGGCAATGGAGCGGGCCGCAGCGGCGATCGCCCTCTGCGGTGTCCCGAACGTGCTGGTCAAGGGCGGGCGACTGGAAGGGGTGACAGTGGACGTCTTATACGCAGAGGGTGACATCCACCGCTTCGCGGCGCCGCGCATCGACACATCGCACACGCACGGCACGGGCTGCGTATTCTCGGCGGCGATCACCGCCCGGCTGGCGCGCGGGGAGGACCTGCCGAGCGCGGTGCAGGCGGCGAAGGCGTTCGTGACGCACGCGATCCGCACCAGCCCAAAGCTCGGCGGCGGCCGCGGGCCGACGAATATGCTTGCGGAGGGAGCGGACGGAAGCCAGAAGGCCTGA
- a CDS encoding zinc-dependent alcohol dehydrogenase family protein, with protein MLAMVLNEISPIETSPLRADERPVPAPGAGEVRLRVRCCAICRTDLHVIEGDLPRHTLPIVPGHQVVGVVDALGPGCARWRVGQRIGVAWLRGTCGCCRFCRAGRENLCQQSAFTGYHADGGYAEYAVVPEDFAYEIPAAFADVDAAPLLCAGIIGYRALERSQVPPGGTLALYGFGSSAHVVLQIARRRGCDVYVVSRAAGHVELARALGAKWAGLDATQMPVRVDSAIIFAPAGALVLPALEHLEKGGTLALAGIHMSAIPELDYEKHLFYERNVHSVTANTRADGRALLAEAAEIPIRPHVTRYDLHDANRALQDLKADRINGTGVLVM; from the coding sequence ATGCTGGCGATGGTGCTAAACGAAATCAGTCCGATTGAGACATCGCCGCTGCGGGCGGACGAGCGACCGGTGCCGGCGCCGGGAGCCGGCGAAGTCCGGCTGCGCGTGCGTTGTTGTGCGATTTGCCGGACGGACCTGCACGTGATCGAGGGCGATCTGCCGCGGCACACGCTGCCGATCGTGCCCGGGCACCAGGTGGTGGGCGTGGTGGACGCGCTCGGTCCCGGCTGCGCGCGGTGGCGGGTGGGCCAGCGGATCGGCGTGGCGTGGCTGCGCGGCACGTGCGGATGTTGCCGCTTCTGCCGCGCGGGGCGCGAAAACCTGTGTCAGCAGTCGGCGTTTACGGGCTATCACGCGGACGGCGGATACGCGGAGTACGCCGTAGTGCCGGAGGACTTCGCGTACGAAATTCCGGCGGCGTTTGCGGACGTTGACGCGGCGCCGCTGCTGTGTGCCGGGATCATCGGGTACCGCGCACTGGAGCGCAGCCAGGTGCCGCCCGGTGGGACACTGGCGCTCTACGGGTTTGGCTCCTCGGCACACGTCGTGCTGCAGATCGCGCGGCGGCGGGGCTGCGATGTGTACGTAGTGAGTCGGGCGGCGGGGCACGTGGAGCTGGCGCGAGCGCTCGGGGCGAAATGGGCCGGGCTCGATGCGACCCAGATGCCCGTGCGGGTTGATAGTGCGATCATCTTCGCCCCGGCCGGCGCGCTGGTGCTGCCCGCGCTCGAGCACCTGGAGAAGGGCGGTACGCTGGCGCTGGCTGGCATTCACATGTCGGCGATCCCCGAATTGGATTACGAAAAGCACCTCTTTTATGAGCGGAATGTACATTCGGTCACCGCGAACACGCGGGCGGACGGCCGCGCGCTGCTGGCCGAAGCGGCCGAGATCCCCATTCGCCCGCACGTGACGCGGTATGACCTCCACGACGCAAACCGCGCGTTGCAGGACCTGAAGGCCGATCGGATCAACGGCACCGGCGTGCTGGTGATGTGA